tgtgattgtgtatgtgtaagtgtgtgtgtctgtgtgagcttgtgtgtgagtgtgcgtgattgtgtgtgtgtatgaatgtgagtgtgtgggcATATGTGTTAGTATGTGTAATTGCGTGTGTAAATGCATGTATAGGTTATGTGAATCTGTGTgtaaatgtgtatgtgtgtgtgaaagagtgcatgtggtgagtgtgtgtgtgtctcttttgtgtgagtgagtgtgtttgtgtgtgcgattGTCTGTGTGTAAGCGAGTGTTTATGTgtaaatgtgtgtctgtgtgtgcaggtgtgtgtgagtaagtgtgtgtgagtttgtgtgaaagTATGTGTAAGCATTTGAAGGTGTGTGAATGCGTGAAGATGTGTGTGAAttcatgtgtgtgtcaatgtgtttgtgtgtgtgaatgtgtgtgtgcatgagagtgtgtgcctgcgtgtgtatgtttgtgtgcgaGTTTGAGTGCGTGTTGTGTGTGGGCGATTGTGTATGTATGTACGGGTTTGCACACTcttcccgtgtctacatgggtttcaccccccacaatccaaacatgtgcaggttcggtgaattggtcacgctaaattgccccttaattggaaaaaaataattgggtactctaaaaaaaatttttaaagtatgtgtgtgtgtttgtgtgtgagttgtGTTTGTGCGTGAGTgattgtgaatgagtgtgtgtgagtttgtgtgaagatgtgtgtgtgtaaaggtgtgtgtgaatgtgtgaagttgtgtatgtgtgtgagattgtgtgtgactgtgtgtaactATGTGTATGGATGCGTGGCTCTGTGAGCCTGTGAATGTGTGTTtaaatgtgtgtgtaagtgtgtgcatgttgacgtgtgaatgtttgtgattctgtatgtgtgtttatgagtgtgtgtgtgtgtgagagtgtgtgagggagtatgtgagtgtgtgtgtatatgtgttgagtgtgtgagtgtgtgtgtatatgtgtgtgagtgtgtgagggagtatgtgtgagtgtgtgtgtatatgtgagggagtatgtgtgtgtgtgtgtgtgtgtgtatgtgtgtgagtgtgtgagggagtatgtgtgtgtgtatgtgcgagtgtgtgtgtatatgtgagggagtatgtgtgtgtgtatgtgtgtgagtgtgtgagggagtatgtgtgtgtgtatgtgcaagtgtgtgtgtctatgtgagggagtatgtgtgtgtgtgcatatgtgggaATGGGACACAATTATTCTCATAATTATAGTATTTCCCTCCCACACAGTCATACACCCTGCTGACAACAGCCTAGTAACACGGGAACTGTGGCCCATTGAGATCGTGAGTCGATCCCAGCCTTTAGTTTGGTCTAGTCTGATCTGAATCGTAAGACCATCCACCACTTTGGTTCTGTAACCTTTAATCCTCTCGCCAGGTGGAAATCGGTCTTTCTCAGCAGAATGATCAATTCACTTCCCAGCCTCAAACTCCCAGCCTTCCTGATTTTAATTCCCATGTGTGTAAAGAAAGTGCTCCGCCTTCTCCCTGGAATGGCCAATTTGAAGATTCTGACTCCTTGCTCTGGGCGCCCCCTCACCAGAAGACCACGGTTTTTCTCCACAGAGCCTATtgaatcctttaatcatcttaagcAGCTCGGTTAGATCACCCACTTAATCTTCTGGGATCAAGGGAATAAAGGCCTGGCCTGTGTTGTCTTCCCTCAGAACTGAACAGTTTTGGTCTGTCACACTGTTCGGCAGAAAATCTACCCGGCCTGAGTAAGGTACAGGAAGGGACTTCCCCAGAGAAAGTCACACATCTCTTCAAATAGCAGGCAAGGCATTCAGGGAATGGAGGAAGTGCATGAAGCTAAATCAAAGGCCCAATGCGTGAAGTAATATTTGTTTTCTGTTTTTTTTCAAGACTTACGAGTATGATGAGGGAGAATTTGATACTGCTTTGCTTAACGCCAAACCATGCAGGCCCATCGTAGTTGAAAGGTTTGCCCGCGTCTTTGTGCCTGTGCTGTACTCCTTCGTCCTCCTCTTGGGCATTCTGGGTAATGCACTGGTGATTCTCATCCTTGGCCGCTACAAGAGAGCTCGGAGAACCATCACAGATACTTTCATCCTGCACTTGGCCATCGCCGATCTCCTCCTGGTCTTCACCCTCCCCTTCTGGGCAGTGGAGGCGGTGAACGGTTGGATCTTTGGCCATGTCATGTGCAAGCTGATTGGCGCCATCTTTGCTCTCAACCTGTACAGCAGCATCCTCTTCCTGGTGTGCATCAGCTTCGACCGTTACCTGGCCATCGTCCATGCCATCCATATGTACAAGAGACGCAAGCCTGTCTACATCCATGCCACCTGCCTCCTCGTCTGGGTCTTTTGTCTCCTCCTGGCGCTTGTTGATCTCATCTTTCGTGAAGAGTACAACTCCACCTACCTCAACTCGACAGTTTGCACCTACATATTTCACCCAGAAAGCGCCAATACCTGGAAAATGACCCTCCGTATTTCCCATCACATCGTTGGCTTCTTTGGCCCCATGGCGGCCATGTTGTATTGCTACTGCATGATCTTCAAGACACTGTGTCACGCCCAGATGTTCGAGAGGCAGAAGACCCTGAAGGTGGTAATCGCCATCGTGGTTGTCTTTGTGGTCTGCTGGCTGCCCTACAACGCCGTGCTTTTTGTCGACACCCTTGAGTCGCTGGGCGCCATCTCGACCTACTGTGCCATGCTGAACATCCTGGACATCAGCCGCACAATCACCCAGGCCCTCGGGCTCGTCCACTCCTGCTTGAACCCCCTCCTTTATGCCTTCATCGGGGTCCGGTTCCGCCATGAGGTGTCGAGGGTGCTGTTGGACATCGGTTGCTTGAAGAAGAATCTGGTCACCAA
The window above is part of the Scyliorhinus torazame isolate Kashiwa2021f chromosome 12, sScyTor2.1, whole genome shotgun sequence genome. Proteins encoded here:
- the LOC140387212 gene encoding C-X-C chemokine receptor type 3-like, whose protein sequence is MDNTSEQPWTETTDTYEYDEGEFDTALLNAKPCRPIVVERFARVFVPVLYSFVLLLGILGNALVILILGRYKRARRTITDTFILHLAIADLLLVFTLPFWAVEAVNGWIFGHVMCKLIGAIFALNLYSSILFLVCISFDRYLAIVHAIHMYKRRKPVYIHATCLLVWVFCLLLALVDLIFREEYNSTYLNSTVCTYIFHPESANTWKMTLRISHHIVGFFGPMAAMLYCYCMIFKTLCHAQMFERQKTLKVVIAIVVVFVVCWLPYNAVLFVDTLESLGAISTYCAMLNILDISRTITQALGLVHSCLNPLLYAFIGVRFRHEVSRVLLDIGCLKKNLVTNRRPGKSKRASSAISDSETSTSYSTIW